The Priestia megaterium NBRC 15308 = ATCC 14581 region AATCTAAACAACAACTAAAACGTTTAATGGAGCTGTTTTGAAGCAGAAGGAATACCCTTCTGCTTCACTGCTGTCGATTTCGATTATTTACGCTTTTTCTTTTTGCGCTTAACATTTGGGGCACCCTCGAAGAATCTCTTTTTCTTTTTCTTCTTTGGCTTTTGAGTAGACCACTCTTCATTTTTGCTTCGGCTGCCCTCGCGAACTTTTCCTTTATCATCTTTGCGTGACTTTTGTTTTGCTTTAATCACTTTAGGACGGTCTTTAGATAAGCGTTTGCGACTTTCTTTCATTCCTACAATAATAAAGTCAACCGAACGCTCGTCTTTATTCACATCGGCGACTTTCACTTCAATTTCGTCTCCAATTCGGAAGACATTGCCCGTTTTTTCTCCAATCATCGCATAGTGACGTTCGTCGTAACGATAATAGTCATCTGTTAAGTCACTGACGTGAACTAAACCTTCAATCGTATTTTCTAGCTCCACGAACATTCCAAAGTTAGTAACAGAGCTAATAATACCATTAAATACTTCCCCAACTTTATCAGCCATAAACTCAGCTTTTTTCATATCGTCCGTTTCCCGCTCAGCGTCAACTGAACGACGTTCCATATTAGAAGAATGCTCAGCAACATCAGGCAGAAGCTCGCGCCATTTTTCTTGCGTTTGCTGATCTGTTTTTCCTTCAATTAAATACGTGCGAATGAGACGATGAACGATTAAATCCGGATAACGACGGATTGGAGACGTAAAATGCGTATAGAACTCAGCTGATAAACCAAAGTGGCCTAAACTTTCTGCTTCATATTTCGCTTGTTTCATCGAACGAAGCATAACAGTTGAAATAACCATCTCTTCAGGCGTGCCTTTTACTTCTTCTAAAATATCCTGTAGCGCACGCGGATGAATATCGTTTCCTGTTCCTTTCACCGTGTAACCAAAGTTTGTAATGAACTCTAAGAAACGAGTAAGCTTCTCTGCATCTGGATCTTCATGAATACGATAAATGAACGGTACGTTCATCCAGTGAAAATGTTCTGCTACTGTTTCATTCGCCGCTAGCATAAATTCTTCGATTAGCTTTTCAGCAACCGAACGTTCACGCAAAATAACATCGTGAGGATGGCCATCATCGTCTACTAATACTTTTGCTTCTTTGAAATCAAAATCAATGGCCCCGCGATCCATTCTCTTTTTACGAAGAATAGCTGCCAGCTTTTCCATACGCTCAAACATCGGAACAATTGGCTCGTAGCGTTCTAACACTTCTTCATCTTTATCCACTAAGATTTTGTTAACGTCTGAATACGTCATTCGTTCTGTCGTTTTGATGACACTTTCAAAAATTTCATGTTTCACTACTTCACCCTGTGGATCGATTTCCATCTCACACGAAAGCGTAAAACGGTTAACTTTTGGATTTAATGAGCAAATTCCATTAGATAAACGGTGAGGAATCATCGGAATAACTCGGTCTACTAAATAGACGCTTGTTCCGCGCTCTGCTGCTTCTACATCAATCGGAGAACCTTCTTTAACGTAGTGACTTACATCTGCAATATGGACGCCTAATTTGTAGTTTCCATTTTCAAGCTCTGTAACCGTTACGGCGTCATCCAAATCTTTTGCATCTGCTCCGTCAATGGTTACAATAACTTGATCACGAAGATCGCGGCGGTTGCCGATATCTTTTTCGTCAATCGTTTCAGGTGTATCAATTGCTTGTGTTAAAGCATCAGCAGGAAATTCTTGAGGAAGACCGTGCTTATGGATAACAGAAATGATATCGATCCCCGGATCGTTTTTATGTCCAAGAATTTGAACAACTTTTCCTTCTGCGTTCATGCGGCCTTCCGGATAGGTTGTCAGTTCTACTACTACTTTATGGCCTTCAACCGCACCGTTTCTTGCTGCTTTGGGAATAAAAATATCACCTGCAATTTTTTTGTCATCCGCAATCACAAAGCCAAAATTTTTGCTTTGCGTATACGTACCTACAATTTGCTGGGTACCTCGTTCTAAGATTTTTACAATGGTTCCTTCACGACGAGCACCTGATGATTCTGATGACACTCTTGCAAGCACAATATCTCCGTGCATAGCATTGTTTGTTTCAGTAGGGGGAATAAATACATCACCCGCATCTTTTTCTTCAGGAACTACGAACGCAAACCCTTTTGCATGTCCGCTTACTTTCCCTTTGACAAAATTCATTTGTTCCGGCAGCCCGTAGCGATCGTTTCTTGCTCGGATAATTAAACCCTTCTCTTCCATAATAACAAGTGCCTTCACAAACTCTTTGAATGACTCTGCATCCTCAGTATTAAATTCTTTTGCAAGCTCTTGGACAGTCAAAGGTTTGTAATTATCCCTTTTCATAAAATCCAATATTTCATTTATATAGGGCTGATTTTCTTCTTTCACATCATGTCCCTCCTTTTTCTTTATTCTTATTATCTCTATCACCAATCAAGTGATTCCAAAAATGCATATACATCCTCGTGAAGCTGATCACGCTCTTTATCAAAGGTAATGGTATGACCAGATTCTTCGTACCATTTTATATCTTTTGTAGGAGACTCGACGCTATTATAAATAATATTGGCGCTGTCTGTATTAATCATATGATCATGACGACCTTGTACAACAAATGTCGGTGCATAAATCATATCAACTGAATTTCGCACTTCAGCGATTAATTCCTGTAAAGACTTTAATGTGTTCATTGGTGTTTGCTTGAACTCTTCCATTTCTTGTTCAATCTGTTCAGACGATTTACCTTCACGCTTTTTATATTCGCGTGCATACGCTAAAACACCTTCATACATGACTTCTTCACTCTTTATATACATAGGGGCGCACATAGGCACAATACCCTTTATAGGTACAGTGTAACCTAATTTCAGTGAAAATACGCCACCTAGTGAAAGACCTACAGCGGCAATACTTTCATGACCTTTGCTTTTCAAAAACTCATAGCCGTCCATGACATCTTTCCACCAATCTTTTGGACCAGTATGAACAAGTTCTTCAGGCGCTACGCCATGTCCTTTGTAATGAGGTGCGTGGCATGTGTATCCTTTTTTCTCTAAAAAACGACCTAACATACGAACATCAGCAGAATTTCCGGTAAAACCATGAAGTAATAAAACAGCTTTTTCGCCGCCTTCAAATGTAAATGGCTTTGGTTGTGCAATTTTCATATATCATTTAACTCCTTTTAGTTATAATATCTGCAGTCCTAATAGAAAAAAACATGTATTTATGTGACGGTCATCACATAAAAAGAGATGTAGCCATCAACTTTTACGCTTTTATACTATATTTAGTACTTTTTTCTAAAGCTATATTATATCATTACTTAAAAATGAAATTAAAGTATTCAACACGCCCATTAAAAAACCACCTAATACATAAGTTGGTATACACCAAGTACATATGCATTAGGTGGCAGTCTATCCAGTAACATATTAAAGTTTGAAATAAGATACAGCAAGTGTTAACACAAAGAATAAGATAGATAACACTACTGTCAAACGGTGTAAAACTAAGTCAATTCCACGTGCTTTTTGTTTCCCAAATAACGTTTCAGCTCCACCGGAAATAGCTCCAGATAATCCAGTAGTTTTACTTGATTGTAAAACGACCACAACAATCAAAGCAATTGAAACAATCACTAGCAAAGTAATCAGCAATGTATGCACTAAGACACACCTCCTACACCAAGTAATAGTCCATCAGCGGGGTTTCTTCATCCCTTCTGATTGGCATTACCGGGGATAAAGTACGCGCACTACGCTAAGGTTAATTTATCATAAAAAACCCTCTCGTACAAGTAATGGCAGTGAAATACAACGGATTTTAACGTAAAAAAAACGGACGACAATCGTCATCCGTTTTTTATACTTTCAACTTATTTTTTTAAGTTGTAGAAAGATTTAGCGCCATCGTATACAGCTAGAACACCTAACTCGTCTTCGATGCGTAATAATTGGTTGTATTTCGCAATACGATCTGTACGGCTCATAGAACCAGTTTTGATTTGACCAGCGTTTGTTGCAACAGCGATATCAGCGATTGTTGCATCTTCAGTTTCACCAGAACGGTGAGAAACTACTGCTGTGTAACCAGCACGTTTAGCCATTTCGATAGCTTCGAACGTTTCAGTTAATGTACCAATTTGGTTAACTTTGATAAGGATAGAGTTACCTACGCCTTGTTCTATACCTTGAGCAAGTTTTTTCGTGTTTGTTACGAATAGATCGTCACCAACAAGCTGTACTTTTCCGCCAATGCGCTCAGTTAATAGCTTGTGACCATCCCAGTCATTTTCGTCTAAACCGTCTTCGATTGAAACAATTGGGAATTCGTTAACTAACTGCTCGTAGAAATCTACCATTTCAGCAGAAGTTACGCCTGTACGGCCTTCGCCTGCTAAATCATATTTACCAGTTTCTTTGTTGAAGAATTCAGAAGAAGCTACGTCCATACCTAATTGGATGTCTTTACCAGCTTCGTAACCAGCTTTTGTGATTGCTTCTACGATTACTTCTAATGCTTCACGGTTAGAACCTAAGTTAGGAGCGAAACCACCTTCGTCACCTACAGCTGTGTTTAAGCCTTTAGCAGATAAAACAGATTTTAACGCGTGGAATACTTCAGCACCCATACGGATTGCTTCTTTGAATGTAGGAGCTCCTACAGGTAAGATCATGAATTCTTGGAAGTCAACGTTGTTATCAGCATGAGAACCACCGTTGATGATGTTCATCATTGGAGTTGGTAATTGCTTAGCGTTGAATCCACCAAGGTAACGGTATAATGGAAGACCTACGAAATCAGCTGCTGCGTGAGCTACTGCCATAGATACACCAAGAATAGCGTTGGCACCTAATTTACCTTTGTTTTCAGTACCGTCTAACTCGATCATAAGGCGGTCAATACCGATTTGATCAGTTACGTCCATACCTACTAATTCAGGAGCGATAATTTCGTTTACGTTTTCTACTGCTTTTAATACACCTTTACCTAGGTAGCGAGATTTGTCACCATCGCGTAATTCTACTGCTTCGTATTCACCAGTAGAAGCACCACTTGGTACTAAAGCGCGTCCGAAAGCGCCTGATTCAGTATATACTTCAACTTCAACTGTTGGGTTACCGCGAGAATCTAATACTTCGCGTGCATAAATGTCAAGAATTGCTGGCATTTTAAAACTCTCCTTTATAATTAATTATTTAATTAATGTTTTACCTGTCATTTCTTTTGGCTGTGCTACATCTAGAAGAGTAAGCATCGTAGGAGCTAGATCTCCTAGAATACCATCTTCACGAAGCTCTAAGCCTTGTTTGGTTACGATTACTGGAACAGGATTCGTTGTATGAGCCGTCATTGGATTACCTTCAAGTGTAATCACTTCATCAGCATTACCATGGTCTGCTGTGATGATTGCTGTACCGCCTTTAGCTAAAATTGCATCAACGATTTTGCCTAAGCACTCATCTACTGTTTCAATCGCTTTTACCGTTGGTTCTAGCATACCTGAATGGCCTACCATATCAGGATTTGCAAAGTTTAACAAAATAGCGTCTTGCTTATCGCCTTCGATTTCTGCAAGCAACGCGTCCGTCACTTCATAAGCACTCATCTCAGGTTTCAAGTCATATGTTGCTACTTTTGGTGAATCGATTAAGATACGTGTTTCACCAGGAAACTCTGCTTCACGTCCACCGCTCATAAAGAACGTTACGTGAGGATATTTTTCTGTCTCGGCAATACGAAGCTGCTTTAAGTTATTTTGAGATAATACTTCACCAAGCGTGTTATCTAAGTTATTTGGCTTAAAGGCTACATATCCGTCAACTGTTTCGCTGAAGTGAGTTAAACATACAAAATGTAAGCTTTTCGGATGTTTTTCACCGCGATCAAATGAACGGAAATCTTCGTTTGCGAACGTATTTGAAATTTGAATTGCGCGATCTGGACGGAAGTTGTAGAAAATAACTGCATCTTCGTCTTGAATTGTCGCAACTGGCGATCCGTCTTCTTTTGTAATAACAGAAGGTAAAACGAATTCGTCATAGATTCCATTTTCATACGAATCTTTTACGCACTCTTCAGCGCTTGTATATGATGGACCTTCGCCGTACACCATTGCGCGGTATGATTTCTCTACGCGCTCCCAGCGTTTATCGCGGTCCATTGAGTAGTAACGTCCTGAAAGTGTTGCAATTTCACCAACGCCGTACTCTTCAATTTTTTCATTAAGTTCTTTTAAATACGTTTCAGCAGATTGAGGTGCTACGTCACGGCCATCTAAGAAACCATGAATGTAGACTTTTTCTAAGCCTTCACTCTTAGCTAGACGCAATAATGCATATAGATGTTCAATATGACTGTGTACGCCGCCATCAGATAAAAGACCGAAAAGATGAAGGTTTGTAC contains the following coding sequences:
- a CDS encoding alpha/beta hydrolase is translated as MKIAQPKPFTFEGGEKAVLLLHGFTGNSADVRMLGRFLEKKGYTCHAPHYKGHGVAPEELVHTGPKDWWKDVMDGYEFLKSKGHESIAAVGLSLGGVFSLKLGYTVPIKGIVPMCAPMYIKSEEVMYEGVLAYAREYKKREGKSSEQIEQEMEEFKQTPMNTLKSLQELIAEVRNSVDMIYAPTFVVQGRHDHMINTDSANIIYNSVESPTKDIKWYEESGHTITFDKERDQLHEDVYAFLESLDW
- the rnr gene encoding ribonuclease R — its product is MKEENQPYINEILDFMKRDNYKPLTVQELAKEFNTEDAESFKEFVKALVIMEEKGLIIRARNDRYGLPEQMNFVKGKVSGHAKGFAFVVPEEKDAGDVFIPPTETNNAMHGDIVLARVSSESSGARREGTIVKILERGTQQIVGTYTQSKNFGFVIADDKKIAGDIFIPKAARNGAVEGHKVVVELTTYPEGRMNAEGKVVQILGHKNDPGIDIISVIHKHGLPQEFPADALTQAIDTPETIDEKDIGNRRDLRDQVIVTIDGADAKDLDDAVTVTELENGNYKLGVHIADVSHYVKEGSPIDVEAAERGTSVYLVDRVIPMIPHRLSNGICSLNPKVNRFTLSCEMEIDPQGEVVKHEIFESVIKTTERMTYSDVNKILVDKDEEVLERYEPIVPMFERMEKLAAILRKKRMDRGAIDFDFKEAKVLVDDDGHPHDVILRERSVAEKLIEEFMLAANETVAEHFHWMNVPFIYRIHEDPDAEKLTRFLEFITNFGYTVKGTGNDIHPRALQDILEEVKGTPEEMVISTVMLRSMKQAKYEAESLGHFGLSAEFYTHFTSPIRRYPDLIVHRLIRTYLIEGKTDQQTQEKWRELLPDVAEHSSNMERRSVDAERETDDMKKAEFMADKVGEVFNGIISSVTNFGMFVELENTIEGLVHVSDLTDDYYRYDERHYAMIGEKTGNVFRIGDEIEVKVADVNKDERSVDFIIVGMKESRKRLSKDRPKVIKAKQKSRKDDKGKVREGSRSKNEEWSTQKPKKKKKKRFFEGAPNVKRKKKKRK
- the eno gene encoding phosphopyruvate hydratase, with amino-acid sequence MPAILDIYAREVLDSRGNPTVEVEVYTESGAFGRALVPSGASTGEYEAVELRDGDKSRYLGKGVLKAVENVNEIIAPELVGMDVTDQIGIDRLMIELDGTENKGKLGANAILGVSMAVAHAAADFVGLPLYRYLGGFNAKQLPTPMMNIINGGSHADNNVDFQEFMILPVGAPTFKEAIRMGAEVFHALKSVLSAKGLNTAVGDEGGFAPNLGSNREALEVIVEAITKAGYEAGKDIQLGMDVASSEFFNKETGKYDLAGEGRTGVTSAEMVDFYEQLVNEFPIVSIEDGLDENDWDGHKLLTERIGGKVQLVGDDLFVTNTKKLAQGIEQGVGNSILIKVNQIGTLTETFEAIEMAKRAGYTAVVSHRSGETEDATIADIAVATNAGQIKTGSMSRTDRIAKYNQLLRIEDELGVLAVYDGAKSFYNLKK
- the secG gene encoding preprotein translocase subunit SecG, producing MHTLLITLLVIVSIALIVVVVLQSSKTTGLSGAISGGAETLFGKQKARGIDLVLHRLTVVLSILFFVLTLAVSYFKL
- the gpmI gene encoding 2,3-bisphosphoglycerate-independent phosphoglycerate mutase; translated protein: MSKKPVALIILDGFALRDEDKGNAVTHAKKPNFDRFWNEYPHATLQASGEAVGLPEGQMGNSEVGHLNIGAGRIVYQSLTRVNVAIREGEFERNETLLAAVKHAKEKGTNLHLFGLLSDGGVHSHIEHLYALLRLAKSEGLEKVYIHGFLDGRDVAPQSAETYLKELNEKIEEYGVGEIATLSGRYYSMDRDKRWERVEKSYRAMVYGEGPSYTSAEECVKDSYENGIYDEFVLPSVITKEDGSPVATIQDEDAVIFYNFRPDRAIQISNTFANEDFRSFDRGEKHPKSLHFVCLTHFSETVDGYVAFKPNNLDNTLGEVLSQNNLKQLRIAETEKYPHVTFFMSGGREAEFPGETRILIDSPKVATYDLKPEMSAYEVTDALLAEIEGDKQDAILLNFANPDMVGHSGMLEPTVKAIETVDECLGKIVDAILAKGGTAIITADHGNADEVITLEGNPMTAHTTNPVPVIVTKQGLELREDGILGDLAPTMLTLLDVAQPKEMTGKTLIK